Below is a window of Verrucomicrobiales bacterium DNA.
CATGTAAGGATCGTCCTTGCGCAGCCACTCGTTCAAAAAGCCTTGGAACGGTCTGGGCGGCGGAGGCGGCGCGTACTGCGCGTGGACCGCACTGGTTTGAGCGAGGGCAAAGGCTCCCAGAGCGAAGGGCGCTAGGTGGAGGCGTCGATGTTGGTTCATGAATCGGTGGTTGGTGGGGTTGACTGGTGATGGTTTAGACGGTTTGAAGGGTCTTGGACGGCACCGGGGATGCCGTCAATGGCAGCGTAGGTGAAGGTATCGGTTCGGGACTCGTCGCGATGGACGGCCCCTGGGATCGGTTTCCGTGGCTCGGCGGACGCTTGTGCGCGCGGTCGTTCAGAAAGCCCATGAGGTGCTCGCGCAGCTTATAGTAGTCGGGATGATCGAGCACCTCCTGGCGAACCCTTGGACGCGGGAACGAAACCTCGAGGATCTCTCCCACCTCCGCCTCGGGCCCATCGGTCATGCACACCACCCGGTCGGACAGAAAGAGCGCTTCATCGACATCGTGGGTAACCATGAGCGCCGTCTTTTGGTCGCGCTTCCACAGATCGACCAGCACCTGCTGAAGCTCGAAGCGAGTCAGGGAGTCAAGCATCCCAAATGGTTCATCGAGCAGCAGCATCTTGGGCGAGAGCGCGAAGGCGCGAGCAATGCCGGCGCGCTGCCTCATTCCCTGGCTGAGCTGGGCCGGACGCTT
It encodes the following:
- a CDS encoding ABC transporter ATP-binding protein, which encodes MSDYLEIHSLSKAFPTPRGPAVVVKNFNLRVKKGEFICLIGHSGCGKSTVLSMVAGLSSVTEGGIILAGKELVGPGPDRGVVFQSPCLLPWMTAFENVKLGVDQAFYTASQEERTQIIEYFLTVVGLSDSMHKRPAQLSQGMRQRAGIARAFALSPKMLLLDEPFGMLDSLTRFELQQVLVDLWKRDQKTALMVTHDVDEALFLSDRVVCMTDGPEAEVGEILEVSFPRPRVRQEVLDHPDYYKLREHLMGFLNDRAHKRPPSHGNRSQGPSIATSPEPIPSPTLPLTASPVPSKTLQTV